In a single window of the Octopus sinensis linkage group LG1, ASM634580v1, whole genome shotgun sequence genome:
- the LOC118762458 gene encoding sodium- and chloride-dependent glycine transporter 2-like translates to MRIMNRKMDANKLPPKLQRSNSYLVSISDNEDGLSQISGTPRQLSISTIDGIGKKQQSSNGTCPSVASDTTNKSTEVLMEALRMEEEQNAPTKSRGAWDNKFQYMLAVIGYAVGLGNVWRFPYLVQKNGGGKLTSDCSENTSNISSSDFS, encoded by the exons cAAAATGGATGCAAATAAACTCCCACCAAAGTTACAACGCTCAAATTCGTACTTAGTAAGTATTTCAGACAACGAAGATGGGTTAAGTCAAATATCTGGCACTCCTCGTCAACTCAGCATCTCAACTATAGATGGGATTGGGAAAAAGCAGCAAAGCTCGAACGGAACTTGCCCTTCAGTCGCTAGTGACACAACTAATAAGTCAACTGAAGTATTAATGGAAGCTCTCCGAATGGAAGAGGAACAAAATGCTCCGACCAAGTCTCGAGGAGCCTGGGATAACAAATTTCAGTATATGTTAGCAGTAATTGGCTATGCAGTTGGATTAGGGAACGTCTGGCGTTTCCCTTACCTGGTTCAGAAAAATGGCGGAG gtaaactgacatctgactgttcagaGAACACTTCAAATATATCTAGTAGCGATTTCTCttga